The sequence GGGTTTGGCTTTAATGGGCATTGGCGAGGCTACGGGGGTGAATGCCGCCACGGTGGCGGTGGAAAACGCGATCACCTCACCCCTCTTTGACAACATCTCCATCAATGGGGCGATGGGGGTTTTGGTGAATTTTGAGTGCCACCCAGACTATCCCCTAGCTGAGGTCCACGCCGCGATGGGAACCGTGAACGACATGGCAGACGATGACGCTGAAGTGATTTTTGGCACTTGCACTTCGCCCAACATGCCCACCGATCAAATTAAAGTTACGATTGTCGCCACGGGCTTTGAAAAGCAAGAGGAGCACAAACCCGAGTCCAAACCCGAGGGCAACACGCCCAACCTGTCTAAAAGCACGCTAGGGGGTTTGCGCCTAGCAAGCGGAGATGACTACCAAAATGTAGACCTAGACATCCCCGCCTATCTGCGCCACCAAAAAGACTAATAACACGCTAACATGCAGGTTTTATAGTCCGCATACTCTCCCCTTAAAATCGCCTCCCTAGCTCCCCTAACCAACTCTAGGTAAAAGTGCAAATTATGCAGGCTTGCAAGGCGAAAATAGAGCAACTCCCTAGCCTTAAACAAGTGGTGTAAGTAGGCTTTAGAATAGTGTTTACAGGTGTAACACCCACATTTAGGGTCTAGGGGGGTGTCGCTTGATTTTTGCGCTTGCGCTTTGATAGAAAGTTTGCCAAGGTTGGTAAAAAGCGTGCCATTGCGCGCGTTCCTTGTGGGCATCACGCAGTCAAACATATCCACGCCTAACTCGATGGCGTTTAGTATGTCTTGGGGTGTGCCCACCCCCATTAAATAGCGGGGCTTGTGTGGAGATAGAAACTCTGTGGTGTGGGCAATGGTCCTATACATCTCATCTGCACTCTCGCCCACCGCCAGCCCCCCGATCGCATAGCCATCAAAGTCCAGCTCCCCCAGCTCTAGCGCACTTTGGCGGCGTAAATGTGGGTCAGTCCCGCCTTGCACAATGGCAAAAATGTGGTTTGTGGGACTAGCGTGGGTTTGGTGGTGTTCTAGGCTCACCCTAGCCCACTCTGTGGTTTTTTCTACGGCGTGTTTTAGGCGATCAAAAGAGGCGGGCAAACCCACCAAATCATCAAGCACCATGCAAATGTCGCTGTTTAGGGCGTATTGGACGTCAAGGACTTTAGCAGGGGTAAAAAGGTGTAAACTCCCATCAATATGGGATTTAAACACAATGCCCTCGGCGTGCTCTTTGGCGTTGTGCTGCAGAGAAAAGGCTTGAAAGCCCCCACTGTCGGTTAAAAAATTGCCCTGAAATTGGCTAAAGCCGTGCAATCCGCCCAGATTGTGGATCAAGTCCGCCCCCGGTCTTAGGTAGAGGTGGTAGGTGTTAGCTAAAATAATGGGGGCGTTTAAATGCGTTTGTAAGTCTATGGCGTCTAGGCTTTTTACGCTGGCTTGTGTGCCTACGGGCATGAAAATGGGGGTTTGCACTATGCCATGCGCTAATTTTAAAGTCCCTGCCCGTGCTTTTTTATCCACGCCATTTAGGGTAAAATCCATTTTTGACCTTAACATTTTTAGATTATAATAGCCAAAAATGCTAGGGACGCGGGTTGAAAAAAGTTGCCTTGATTGTGGAGGGCGTGGTCGCTCAAAAATTCATGGAGTTGGTTGTGTCTAAATTTTTTAGCAATAATTTTTACTTAGTCATCACCAAAGCTCCCGAGTGTCTACCCCCCAGTTTGCCAAGCACCTTTGAAGTGCATATTTTCGATCCCACTTCTAGCTACCGCCTAAGCCCACTCATCGATGCGCATGTGAGCGATGCCTTTGTCTTGCTGGAGAATGTCAAAGAGCAACAGGCGGTGTGTGAGATCATCCGCCAAAAAAATAAAGAGGTGCGGTTGGTGAGTTTGGGGCAAAAATGGGAGGGGATGAAAGACGAGCAACTTATTTTGTTGGACCCGACCCAAATCATCGCCAACAAGTGCATCGCCAAAATCCCTAATGTGCCCAGTGTCCCGCAAGGCTTTGGGCTCGAACAGGGCGAGGTGATGGAGATCGGCGTGCCTTTTGGGAGTGTCTTTGCCTACCGCCACATCGGTTCTTTGCGCCAGAAGGATTACCGCATTGTAGGGGTTTATCGCAAAAATAGCTTTCATTTAAGCCACCCCTCTATGGTGATACAGCCCAGAGATCAACTCTTGGTCGTGGGTAACCCCGAAACCTTGAATAATGTTTATTTGCAAGTCAAAAGCAATGTGGGGCAATTTCCCGTGCCTTTTGGGCGGGATTTCTACTTGTATGTGGATATGTGTCTGCAGTCTAAAGAAGCCCTACAAAGAGATATAGATCAAGCTCTAGCCTTGCATAGCCAGCTCAAAAGTGCCATGCTCTATATCCATGTGCTAAACCCCACAAACCACACAGCCATCGAGCAAATCCGCACCAAAGAAGCTAAAAATATCCAAGTTGTGGTGGATTTTAGGGGTTTAAACTTTGCTACGAAGCTGCGCCAAGACAGCCGAAAGAAAATCGGACTTGTGATCATCGGTAAAGAGATCTTTAAACGCCAAGTGAACCGCAAAGCTCTTTTTGAGAGCGTGAGCCCCATTTTTAAAACGAACGCCAAAGGACTTAAGGGCATTAAAAAAAGCATGGTCGTGCTCAACAATAGCATGGAACGCAATGAGGACATTTCCTCCGTGATGTTTGATGTGTGCGCCCAAATGGATTTAAAAATGTTGCTTTATGACTTCGACCCCGACAAACGCCACAAAATGGCAGTCATTGAAAATTACAGCTATCTCTCCCATATCTACAATAGGAAAATCCAAGTGATCCGCACCCAAAGCAAAAACCCCATTTTGTTTTTAAACAGCCTAGAAAGCCCAATTTTGCAATTCCTGCCCTTTGAATCTTGCATCATTAAAAACCCATTTTGGGGGCTGTTTTCTACAAGCCCTGAGCGTATGGCATTTTTAAACGACATGCACCCCCAAATGTTGATCCCGGTAGTGGAGTAGAAAATGCGCCTAGAGATACAAACCAAGAACTTTAGCTACCCCGTGCGTATCGGGGTGTTAGAGCCCATCACGCATGCTAGCAAGGTTTTAGTGGTGAGCGACTCCATAGTCGCCCCCTTGCATTTAGACACCTTGTTAAGTAAGCTCCAAGCCTCTAAAATTTTTACCCACGAAATGCCTAGCGGAGAAGAGCATAAAACATGGGAGGGCATAGAAAGCATTTTAGAAAGTGCCTTTGAGGCAAATTTGAGCCGCAAGGATTTAATGCTGGCTCTAGGGGGGGGTGTAGTGAGCGATATGGTGGGCTTTGCCAGCGCGATTTATAAAAGGGGCATTGCGTTTGAGATTGTGCCAACCACGCTTTTAGCCCAAGTGGATGCGAGCGTTGGGGGCAAAACGGGGATCAACAACGCTTATGGCAAAAACCTAATCGGGGCGTTTCACCCCCCAAGGGCGGTACACATCGACCCACAATT is a genomic window of Helicobacter sp. NHP19-012 containing:
- the tgt gene encoding tRNA guanosine(34) transglycosylase Tgt — its product is MDFTLNGVDKKARAGTLKLAHGIVQTPIFMPVGTQASVKSLDAIDLQTHLNAPIILANTYHLYLRPGADLIHNLGGLHGFSQFQGNFLTDSGGFQAFSLQHNAKEHAEGIVFKSHIDGSLHLFTPAKVLDVQYALNSDICMVLDDLVGLPASFDRLKHAVEKTTEWARVSLEHHQTHASPTNHIFAIVQGGTDPHLRRQSALELGELDFDGYAIGGLAVGESADEMYRTIAHTTEFLSPHKPRYLMGVGTPQDILNAIELGVDMFDCVMPTRNARNGTLFTNLGKLSIKAQAQKSSDTPLDPKCGCYTCKHYSKAYLHHLFKARELLYFRLASLHNLHFYLELVRGAREAILRGEYADYKTCMLACY
- a CDS encoding COG3400 family protein, coding for MKKVALIVEGVVAQKFMELVVSKFFSNNFYLVITKAPECLPPSLPSTFEVHIFDPTSSYRLSPLIDAHVSDAFVLLENVKEQQAVCEIIRQKNKEVRLVSLGQKWEGMKDEQLILLDPTQIIANKCIAKIPNVPSVPQGFGLEQGEVMEIGVPFGSVFAYRHIGSLRQKDYRIVGVYRKNSFHLSHPSMVIQPRDQLLVVGNPETLNNVYLQVKSNVGQFPVPFGRDFYLYVDMCLQSKEALQRDIDQALALHSQLKSAMLYIHVLNPTNHTAIEQIRTKEAKNIQVVVDFRGLNFATKLRQDSRKKIGLVIIGKEIFKRQVNRKALFESVSPIFKTNAKGLKGIKKSMVVLNNSMERNEDISSVMFDVCAQMDLKMLLYDFDPDKRHKMAVIENYSYLSHIYNRKIQVIRTQSKNPILFLNSLESPILQFLPFESCIIKNPFWGLFSTSPERMAFLNDMHPQMLIPVVE